From the Oleiphilus messinensis genome, one window contains:
- a CDS encoding uroporphyrinogen-III C-methyltransferase has product MTEEQTNSPVSTTKPSQPRIWPLWLLLVLVIAALSGLAVYGWLQLEKMKTLNSQFELVQDNTRKAQTSDQEIRGQITQISSRLDSSSEKQNTELVEIKKQLQENANQLLRLGGTSRTEWLLAEAEYLLRLANQRLALEKDAVGAEAILSAADSVLRDSQDAGTYPVREALAKEILSLQTLPNTDKDGLYLKLEAIVQSIDHLEQRLLVKDSDPVRPETTPKPESDSLADKILSKLAKVMVFKNLDRPVEPLLSPEQAYYLKQNLRLMLEQAQLALLKKHQALYEQSLDKAMQWIQEYFLLENAATKALLNQLQQLKKQNINPELPDISESLALLKQRIDSLYRRHAMPEPVATVKPMESAQ; this is encoded by the coding sequence GTGACTGAAGAACAGACCAACTCGCCCGTCTCTACTACAAAACCGTCTCAGCCTCGCATCTGGCCACTTTGGTTACTCCTGGTGCTTGTTATCGCAGCGCTTTCCGGATTGGCCGTTTACGGTTGGCTGCAACTGGAAAAAATGAAAACACTGAACAGCCAATTCGAACTGGTTCAGGATAACACACGTAAAGCTCAAACATCGGATCAGGAAATACGCGGCCAGATCACACAAATAAGCTCCCGCCTGGACAGCAGTTCCGAGAAACAGAATACTGAACTGGTCGAAATCAAAAAGCAGCTTCAGGAAAATGCCAACCAGTTGCTTCGCTTGGGAGGAACATCGCGAACAGAGTGGTTACTCGCTGAAGCGGAATACCTGCTGAGACTGGCAAATCAGCGCCTTGCACTGGAAAAAGATGCAGTGGGCGCAGAGGCCATCTTGAGCGCTGCAGACAGCGTACTTCGAGACAGCCAGGATGCTGGCACCTACCCCGTGCGTGAAGCATTGGCGAAAGAAATCCTGTCGTTACAAACATTACCCAACACGGACAAAGATGGTCTTTATCTCAAACTGGAAGCCATCGTTCAGTCAATTGACCACCTGGAACAGCGCTTGCTGGTCAAGGATTCCGACCCGGTTCGCCCGGAAACGACACCAAAACCGGAATCAGATTCATTGGCTGACAAAATACTGAGCAAGCTTGCCAAAGTGATGGTTTTCAAAAACCTTGACCGTCCGGTAGAACCGCTGCTGTCACCGGAACAGGCCTATTATTTAAAACAGAATTTGCGCCTGATGCTGGAACAAGCCCAACTTGCGCTGCTTAAAAAACATCAAGCGCTTTATGAGCAAAGCCTGGACAAAGCCATGCAATGGATTCAGGAATATTTCCTGTTGGAAAATGCAGCCACCAAAGCCCTACTGAATCAGTTACAACAGCTCAAAAAACAAAATATTAACCCGGAATTGCCTGATATATCTGAATCACTGGCGCTGCTTAAACAGCGGATCGATTCATTGTACCGACGTCACGCTATGCCCGAGCCGGTTGCC
- a CDS encoding uroporphyrinogen-III synthase has product MNQLEQQLDGLRVLLTRQTSDNQALRSTLQNQGAQVHELPALEVSEMPESRAIIGPVMDLDQYDTVIFISQNAVRSGMQWIDQYWPQLPVGITWFAIGEKTAQALRKWDIEPVQATTGHDSEALLQRPELQDMKGRRALIVRGRGGRETLAETLQRRGARIDYIEVYQRVMPALSDRELDAAFSTFRPQLIVVFSGETLHNLAKLSENSPFNLNDATLMVPSERVRNLATQSGHQKVLIAEALNVEAICLKIQQWYASEVAFRNRVDLK; this is encoded by the coding sequence ATGAATCAACTTGAACAACAGCTCGACGGATTGCGGGTGCTGCTCACACGCCAGACATCGGACAATCAGGCGCTGCGCAGCACACTGCAGAACCAGGGCGCCCAGGTTCACGAACTACCTGCTCTCGAAGTTAGCGAGATGCCGGAAAGCCGTGCGATTATCGGCCCGGTGATGGATCTGGATCAATATGATACGGTTATATTTATCAGCCAAAATGCAGTTCGGTCCGGCATGCAATGGATTGACCAATACTGGCCTCAACTACCGGTCGGAATCACTTGGTTCGCCATCGGGGAAAAAACCGCGCAAGCGCTGAGGAAGTGGGATATTGAGCCGGTACAGGCAACAACCGGTCATGATTCGGAAGCGCTGTTGCAACGCCCCGAGCTGCAAGATATGAAAGGTCGACGGGCCCTGATTGTTCGAGGTCGAGGCGGGCGGGAAACACTCGCAGAAACATTGCAACGGCGCGGGGCCAGGATTGACTATATCGAAGTCTATCAGCGTGTGATGCCAGCCCTGAGTGATCGTGAGCTGGATGCCGCCTTCTCCACATTCCGGCCACAATTGATTGTTGTGTTCAGTGGAGAAACATTGCACAACCTGGCCAAACTGAGCGAAAATAGCCCGTTTAACCTCAACGATGCAACACTCATGGTCCCCAGTGAACGGGTCCGAAACTTGGCCACGCAATCGGGACATCAGAAAGTTCTCATTGCCGAAGCACTGAATGTTGAGGCAATTTGCCTTAAAATTCAGCAGTGGTATGCCTCTGAGGTAGCATTTCGCAATCGGGTCGACTTAAAATAG
- the hemC gene encoding hydroxymethylbilane synthase, translating into MSLRKITIATRNSALAMWQAEHIKARLEALHSGLTVELLGIKTKGDKILDVPLAKVGGKGLFVKELETAMLNGEADLAVHSMKDVPMAFPEGLGLVAICERENPTDAFVSNHFATLDELPQGATVGSSSLRRQCQIKAARPDLNLVSLRGNVNTRLQKLDDGQFDAIILATSGLMRLGFHDRIRSTLPDTVSLPAVGQGALGIECRLADHELTALLAPLNHDDSNTVVTAERAMNTRLNGGCQVPIAGFAELHGDQLHLRGLVGAVDGSKILSAEAIRHRNEASELGIEVAEALLAQGADQILAEVYGQD; encoded by the coding sequence ATGAGTTTACGAAAAATCACTATCGCCACCCGAAACAGTGCACTTGCGATGTGGCAGGCTGAACATATCAAAGCACGTTTGGAGGCCCTTCATTCTGGTTTAACCGTTGAATTACTGGGTATCAAGACCAAGGGCGATAAAATTTTGGATGTGCCACTGGCTAAAGTGGGCGGCAAAGGCTTGTTTGTAAAGGAACTTGAAACCGCAATGTTGAATGGCGAAGCAGACCTCGCGGTACACTCCATGAAGGATGTCCCGATGGCGTTTCCTGAAGGCTTGGGACTGGTTGCAATTTGTGAGCGCGAAAATCCGACGGATGCCTTTGTCAGCAACCATTTTGCAACACTGGATGAATTGCCTCAGGGTGCAACGGTAGGCTCCTCGAGTCTGCGCCGCCAATGCCAGATCAAGGCCGCACGACCCGACTTGAACCTGGTATCGCTACGGGGCAACGTTAATACTCGATTGCAAAAACTGGATGACGGCCAATTTGACGCGATTATTCTTGCCACTTCCGGCTTGATGCGCCTGGGCTTCCACGACCGGATACGCAGTACCCTCCCGGACACAGTCAGCCTGCCCGCTGTTGGCCAGGGTGCACTGGGCATTGAATGCCGCCTGGCCGACCACGAATTGACCGCACTGCTCGCACCACTCAACCACGATGACAGCAACACCGTGGTCACCGCTGAACGGGCCATGAACACCCGGCTCAACGGCGGCTGCCAGGTTCCAATTGCAGGATTTGCTGAATTGCATGGAGACCAACTGCATCTCAGAGGTCTGGTTGGTGCAGTAGACGGCAGCAAGATTTTAAGTGCAGAGGCAATCCGACACCGGAATGAAGCCAGTGAATTGGGTATCGAAGTCGCTGAAGCGCTCTTAGCCCAAGGGGCAGACCAGATTCTCGCTGAAGTTTATGGCCAGGATTGA
- a CDS encoding LytR/AlgR family response regulator transcription factor, which translates to MTTRVLVVDDEPLARQRLLRLLGNLERYTAIGEAENGEEALQKIAETHPDIVLLDIRMPEVDGLQIAERINQLDTPPAIVFCTAYDDYAIAAFQVNAVGYILKPVRQEALQNALDKSARLNKTQLNALEQNKQTEDAQYLVAKTYKGTELIELTHIYYFMADQKYVTVYHQDGETIIDDTLKDLERTYANYFLRVHRNALVNQNRIHALNRNAQGHYELKLNGVSTPLSVSRRHAQELKQWLQQR; encoded by the coding sequence ATGACCACCCGCGTACTAGTAGTAGATGATGAACCTCTGGCTCGACAACGCTTGCTGCGATTACTGGGCAATCTGGAGCGTTACACCGCCATTGGTGAAGCTGAAAATGGTGAAGAAGCACTACAGAAGATCGCCGAAACCCACCCGGATATTGTGCTACTTGATATTCGAATGCCCGAAGTTGACGGGCTTCAGATTGCCGAGAGAATCAATCAACTGGATACTCCTCCTGCAATCGTGTTCTGTACCGCTTATGACGATTATGCAATCGCGGCCTTCCAGGTTAATGCCGTCGGCTACATCCTGAAACCCGTCCGTCAGGAAGCGCTGCAGAACGCACTGGACAAGTCCGCACGCTTGAACAAAACCCAACTCAACGCCCTGGAGCAAAACAAGCAAACGGAAGATGCCCAGTATCTGGTTGCGAAAACCTACAAAGGCACAGAGTTGATCGAGCTCACGCACATTTACTATTTCATGGCCGACCAAAAATATGTGACGGTATACCATCAAGACGGCGAAACCATTATTGATGATACGCTGAAAGACCTGGAGAGAACCTACGCGAACTATTTTTTGCGCGTTCATCGTAACGCCCTGGTCAATCAGAATCGCATTCACGCACTGAACCGTAACGCGCAGGGCCACTACGAGTTAAAGCTCAACGGCGTCAGCACGCCGCTGTCGGTGAGCCGCAGACATGCCCAGGAATTGAAACAATGGCTGCAGCAACGTTAA
- a CDS encoding sensor histidine kinase, with translation MAQSHAQLTSKPRPRDNVVDFFLPDLCKVHSVIFLVIVTELVALVFTLVQPNTGPRSWTDVIDWNFLGLVSLFGQCLVLSCAAVLCIARNWLSTLSVRVASLLCFSLILVITLIFSLMVDHFFAGLSLSEMTGRPISASESWLGVNHWFVIRNLIIGAIISGIILRYFYLQYQWQNQRQAETRAKLQALQSRIRPHFLFNSMNSIASLIAIDPDKAENAVLDLSELFRATLKTDQLLIPIGDELSLCRRYLNIEKLRLGSRLDVLWDIRELPKRVQIPPLTLQPLVENAIYHGIQPIKSGGTIHVLAYQKNNSVYVMISNPYKNELQQPHRNDDQPTHKGNQVALDNIRSRLQGIYGPSAVLKSSTKSETYTVTLRFPLS, from the coding sequence ATGGCTCAATCCCACGCGCAGCTGACGTCCAAGCCAAGGCCCCGAGACAATGTGGTCGACTTTTTCCTGCCCGACCTGTGCAAAGTGCACTCTGTGATTTTTCTGGTGATTGTAACCGAGCTCGTCGCCTTGGTGTTTACGCTGGTCCAACCCAATACAGGCCCCAGGAGCTGGACAGATGTCATAGACTGGAATTTCCTGGGATTGGTGTCCCTGTTTGGCCAATGCCTGGTTTTAAGCTGTGCAGCAGTACTGTGTATCGCCCGAAACTGGCTCTCAACACTCAGTGTCAGAGTCGCGTCTTTGCTTTGCTTCAGTCTCATACTTGTTATCACACTGATTTTCAGTTTGATGGTTGACCACTTCTTCGCGGGGTTAAGTCTCTCCGAAATGACCGGTAGGCCGATCTCCGCAAGTGAATCCTGGCTGGGGGTAAATCATTGGTTTGTGATTCGAAATCTGATCATCGGCGCTATTATTTCAGGCATTATTCTTCGCTATTTTTACCTGCAGTATCAATGGCAAAACCAGAGACAGGCGGAAACCCGGGCCAAGCTGCAAGCGCTGCAGTCACGGATTCGCCCTCACTTTTTATTTAATAGTATGAACAGTATCGCCAGCCTGATTGCGATCGACCCGGACAAAGCTGAAAATGCGGTACTGGATCTGTCTGAGTTATTCCGCGCCACCCTGAAAACTGACCAGCTTCTGATTCCAATCGGTGATGAACTCTCACTGTGCCGTCGCTACCTGAATATCGAGAAACTCAGATTGGGCTCGCGTCTTGACGTGCTGTGGGATATCCGAGAACTTCCAAAACGGGTTCAGATTCCACCGCTTACCTTGCAACCCTTGGTGGAAAATGCAATTTATCATGGTATTCAACCCATAAAATCCGGTGGCACAATTCACGTTCTGGCCTATCAGAAGAACAATTCCGTATACGTCATGATCTCCAACCCTTACAAGAATGAACTACAGCAACCACACCGCAACGATGATCAGCCAACCCACAAAGGTAATCAGGTCGCGCTGGATAATATCCGCAGCCGATTGCAGGGCATTTATGGCCCCAGTGCCGTATTAAAGAGCAGCACCAAATCTGAAACCTATACTGTAACGTTGAGATTCCCGTTGAGTTGA
- the argH gene encoding argininosuccinate lyase translates to MTAEYDSDTTQASTSTTDKPWGGRFSEPTDAFVERFTASVDFDKRLYFHDIQGSMAHATMLAEVGVLTDAEKEQIIAGLTEIREEIEAGAFAWSVKLEDVHMNIEARLTSKIGITGKKLHTGRSRNDQVATDIRLYLRDEIDVICAELSRLQTGLIALAEQEADTIMPGFTHLQTAQPVTFGHHLLAWNEMLERDFGRIQDCRKRVNIMPLGAAALAGTTYPIDRTITAKLLNFTCPSENSLDSVSDRDFAIEFSAAASLLMTHLSRFSEELILWTSAQFNFIDLPDRFCTGSSIMPQKKNPDVPELVRGKTGRVTGHLISLLTLMKAQPLAYNKDNQEDKEPLFDVIDTLKGCLKAYADMVPAIEPKRDSMREAAKRGFSTATDLADYLVVKGMPFRDAHEVVGKAVGYGVQTGKDLSDMTLQELQQFSDIIADDVFDVLTLEGSVNARDHIGGTAPAQVRQAAQRARTKLTART, encoded by the coding sequence ATGACAGCCGAATACGATTCTGATACGACTCAGGCTTCGACTTCAACGACAGATAAACCCTGGGGTGGACGCTTCAGTGAGCCGACTGATGCTTTTGTGGAGCGATTCACGGCTTCTGTGGATTTTGATAAACGTCTTTATTTTCATGATATTCAGGGATCCATGGCCCATGCGACCATGTTGGCGGAGGTCGGGGTTTTGACCGATGCGGAGAAAGAACAGATCATCGCTGGATTGACTGAAATCCGTGAAGAGATTGAAGCCGGTGCTTTTGCCTGGTCGGTCAAGCTGGAAGACGTGCACATGAATATTGAGGCTCGTTTGACCAGTAAAATCGGTATTACCGGTAAGAAACTGCATACCGGACGTTCCCGTAATGATCAGGTTGCGACGGATATTCGTCTTTATCTCCGGGATGAAATTGATGTTATCTGTGCCGAACTGAGCCGATTGCAGACCGGGCTGATTGCGTTGGCCGAACAGGAAGCGGACACCATTATGCCGGGTTTTACCCATTTGCAGACGGCACAACCGGTGACGTTCGGGCACCATCTGCTGGCCTGGAATGAAATGCTGGAGCGGGATTTTGGCCGCATTCAGGATTGTCGCAAGCGTGTGAATATCATGCCCCTTGGCGCGGCCGCGCTGGCTGGAACCACTTACCCGATCGATCGCACAATCACCGCAAAATTACTGAATTTTACTTGTCCCAGTGAAAACTCGCTGGACTCGGTTAGCGACCGCGATTTTGCCATCGAGTTTTCGGCGGCAGCCAGTTTGCTGATGACGCATCTGTCCCGATTCTCTGAAGAACTGATCCTCTGGACTTCTGCCCAGTTTAACTTCATCGATTTGCCGGATCGATTCTGCACCGGTTCATCCATCATGCCGCAGAAGAAAAATCCCGATGTGCCCGAACTTGTACGTGGAAAAACCGGCCGCGTGACGGGTCATTTAATTTCATTGCTGACCTTGATGAAGGCTCAACCGCTGGCCTATAACAAGGATAATCAGGAAGATAAAGAGCCACTGTTCGATGTTATCGATACCTTGAAAGGCTGCTTGAAAGCCTATGCCGATATGGTGCCTGCAATTGAGCCAAAGCGTGACAGTATGCGTGAAGCAGCCAAGCGAGGTTTCTCGACAGCAACTGATCTGGCGGATTATCTGGTGGTGAAGGGTATGCCTTTCCGGGATGCTCATGAAGTTGTCGGCAAAGCAGTGGGGTACGGTGTTCAGACCGGGAAAGATCTGTCTGATATGACGTTGCAGGAATTGCAGCAGTTCTCCGATATTATTGCTGATGATGTATTCGATGTGCTTACTTTGGAAGGCTCGGTGAACGCCCGTGACCATATTGGCGGAACCGCACCGGCACAGGTTCGCCAGGCAGCCCAGAGAGCACGAACCAAACTGACAGCGCGTACCTGA
- a CDS encoding sensor domain-containing protein codes for MKEYLIQQGRSRNALKEQAKEAHLAVSDMGIIERVCAQTEKFFGYPPEELIGNPFNKLVPAAVYDPNAPHFREKLRKGDSIETTFQHKSGHFFIGTMMPKGKNVKDGDLVFDSTINRLEDSKSAMGILQDFQTVGRLGGWEFDVTRNTFSWTEGVYRIFDLEVGAAINPEHALYYFHNHQYRVKAAFRRCLNQGESLQIEVQIISARNNTRWVRLTGRPTLTKGRVTRIRGVIQDLSELRNVRNEKAFLDDCMGSIMSATDDMALILDKDLTILFCNAAFQMQFERAFEIIPQPGDSIAKLLSKFPNERRIYMRLWERALARDQFCVEMPLAQRKEEMPIFEMRFRRITNKRGELIGAAHIAKDITSKIQVQEKLNYMARHDPLTGLFNRREFQNLLGRGLGNAKKRGTAHSLLYMDLERFKAINEKCGSSAGDELLRQVARTISAKVRQRDAVARIGGDEFAALLENCPPEEARRVAESIRNTLLGTPFSWGEADFEIGISIGVVSVDEHSNSPEKLMKLADNICYAAKTSGSSCINIFQPEPTTISTVDESKQLDHIKMINHALEFTEYLRVFVQPIKPIISAVWGEYLEVYSRIQDESGSLIEPETFLPLAEEVDLTSNIDLVVLKRVLNWIAQHRHQDHRLKLCSINLHNASLKKTDFITRVTHEIHQSRAQPEKLCFELEESLFIDAPKLARNTVQALKGLGCKIAADHVGKRPSSLEYIATFNLDFVKIDGDLVGALHTDKINQVRVEAIHKLAHLMGAETIGHHVTSDAVLAEVRKIGLHFGQGYALAETIPLESFTLQSQT; via the coding sequence TTGAAAGAGTACCTCATCCAGCAGGGCCGAAGCCGTAATGCGTTAAAAGAACAGGCCAAAGAAGCACATTTGGCCGTAAGTGATATGGGTATCATTGAACGGGTGTGTGCCCAGACTGAAAAGTTTTTCGGCTATCCACCGGAAGAATTAATCGGCAACCCGTTCAACAAACTCGTCCCTGCCGCAGTTTACGACCCCAATGCCCCTCACTTCCGGGAGAAACTACGCAAAGGTGATTCCATTGAAACCACCTTCCAGCACAAGTCCGGACACTTCTTCATCGGCACAATGATGCCGAAGGGCAAGAATGTAAAAGATGGTGACCTGGTTTTCGATTCGACAATCAATCGCCTCGAGGACAGTAAGTCCGCCATGGGGATTCTGCAGGATTTCCAGACAGTGGGTCGCCTTGGTGGCTGGGAGTTTGATGTGACCCGGAATACGTTTTCCTGGACGGAAGGGGTGTACCGGATTTTTGACTTGGAAGTCGGCGCTGCAATCAATCCCGAGCATGCCCTTTATTATTTTCATAACCACCAATACCGGGTCAAAGCCGCGTTTCGCCGTTGCCTGAATCAAGGCGAGTCGTTACAGATCGAAGTTCAGATTATCAGCGCTCGCAATAATACCCGCTGGGTTCGATTGACCGGCCGACCGACACTGACCAAGGGGCGAGTTACACGCATTCGAGGCGTCATTCAGGATCTTTCCGAACTGCGTAATGTCAGGAACGAGAAAGCTTTTCTGGATGACTGCATGGGCAGCATTATGTCAGCGACAGACGACATGGCCCTGATACTGGACAAAGATCTGACCATATTATTTTGTAATGCAGCCTTTCAAATGCAATTCGAGCGCGCCTTTGAGATCATCCCTCAACCGGGAGATTCGATTGCCAAACTGCTCAGCAAATTCCCGAATGAGCGTCGCATATACATGCGTCTCTGGGAGCGCGCGCTGGCTCGAGACCAGTTTTGCGTTGAAATGCCATTGGCACAACGCAAAGAAGAAATGCCGATATTTGAAATGCGCTTTCGCAGAATCACCAATAAACGGGGTGAGCTGATTGGCGCAGCTCATATCGCCAAAGATATCACGTCAAAAATTCAAGTTCAGGAAAAACTGAACTACATGGCACGCCACGACCCACTCACAGGCCTGTTTAACCGCAGAGAGTTTCAAAATTTACTGGGCCGGGGGCTCGGCAACGCCAAAAAAAGAGGTACCGCTCACTCCCTGTTATACATGGATCTGGAGCGCTTCAAGGCGATCAACGAAAAGTGCGGTAGCTCCGCCGGTGATGAGCTGTTACGACAGGTTGCAAGAACCATCTCAGCGAAGGTTCGCCAACGTGATGCAGTTGCAAGAATTGGTGGAGACGAGTTCGCTGCACTTCTGGAAAACTGCCCGCCGGAAGAGGCACGCAGGGTTGCTGAAAGTATACGAAACACCCTACTAGGCACCCCGTTCAGTTGGGGGGAGGCAGACTTTGAAATCGGTATCAGCATCGGTGTTGTCAGTGTCGATGAACACAGTAACTCACCGGAAAAGCTCATGAAGCTGGCCGATAATATTTGCTACGCGGCGAAAACCTCTGGCTCCAGCTGTATTAATATCTTCCAGCCTGAGCCCACAACGATCAGCACCGTTGATGAATCCAAACAACTTGATCATATTAAAATGATCAACCACGCCCTGGAATTTACGGAATACTTGAGGGTTTTTGTGCAGCCCATCAAACCCATCATCAGCGCGGTGTGGGGCGAATACCTGGAAGTATATTCCCGCATCCAAGATGAGTCCGGCTCACTCATTGAGCCCGAGACCTTCCTGCCCCTGGCTGAAGAAGTCGATCTGACCTCGAATATTGATCTGGTGGTTCTCAAGCGCGTTCTCAACTGGATTGCGCAACATCGACATCAGGATCACAGACTGAAGCTGTGCTCGATCAACCTGCACAATGCATCATTGAAGAAAACGGACTTTATAACCCGCGTCACCCATGAGATCCATCAAAGCCGGGCACAACCGGAAAAGCTGTGCTTTGAGCTGGAAGAGTCCCTGTTTATCGACGCCCCCAAGCTGGCACGAAACACGGTGCAGGCACTTAAGGGTCTGGGTTGTAAAATCGCGGCAGATCATGTGGGCAAACGTCCGTCATCCCTGGAGTATATTGCGACATTCAATCTGGATTTCGTAAAAATCGATGGCGACCTTGTCGGTGCACTTCATACGGACAAAATAAATCAGGTCCGCGTCGAAGCGATCCACAAACTGGCCCACCTCATGGGCGCTGAAACGATCGGCCACCACGTGACCAGTGATGCCGTCCTGGCTGAGGTGCGGAAAATTGGTCTGCATTTCGGCCAGGGCTATGCCCTGGCTGAGACCATCCCGCTAGAGTCATTCACTCTGCAATCACAGACTTGA